A genomic stretch from Chitinophaga agri includes:
- a CDS encoding SusC/RagA family TonB-linked outer membrane protein, whose protein sequence is MYILHPKAKWLCLLICSACCKVHLNAAPVTSETISPGTYGLFQQPVTETVTGVVRVYGKNGRPEAIPGINVIEKGTTNGTVTDAAGAFTLKVKHGATLTFSMVGYKPQEAKASARDAVNIILEEDISALKEVVVTGYQTIDRKLFTGAATNVKASDIKRDGIADVSRMLEGQVAGVTVQNVSGTFGAAPKIRVRGATSITGDNKPLWVVDGVVLEDVINVSNEQLSTGNPATLLGSSVAGLNSDDIESFQILKDAAATALYGARAMNGVVVVTTKKGKVGKPVISYTGNFSSYLKPTYNQFDIMNSDDQMAFYNELALKGWLNHSDATRAENGGVYTKMYNLIDKYNATNGAFGLYNSPETRRAFLERYAKANTNWFDVLFRNSFMQEHSLSVSSGTDKSQLYVSTSFLQDQGWTLADKLKRFTGNVRANYNISDKVSFGFITQAVIRDQRVPGTLNRNSNPVSGQFDRDFDINPYSYALNTSRALTAYDEKGNLEYFTRNFAPFNIVNEMSNNYIDLSQLDIKLQGDLSYKIRKNLKYTFLGNIRYVKSTQEHKIKENSNMPQAYRAAGDATIRSRNRFLYRNPDDPEAEPVVVLPYGGIYTTEDDYLVSYYFRNMLEWNKTWNDVHMVNFLGSQELRYANRQNRQFDGYGYQFDKGGVPFIDPNIIKQNIENNFNYYSISQNYDRYLAYLANAAYSYKGKYNFNASIRYDGSNLLGESRTARWLPTWNVSGSWNVDTEDFMRRQETVNRLTLRATYGLTGSMGNARNSSVVLQNRSANRPYLSEIESTIYIQSLENSELTWEKQYETNVGIDAGFFQDRLTFTIDGYLRNGFDLIGPIRTSGIGGESVKIANYGDMKSHGVEATMAYKIVDEKKWGLRTQLTVGYNKGKITKLENIPIIWDLVVAEGGATVGHPVRGLYSIPFEGLNPKDGTPLFTNQDGLKSGNVYLQSDQIQHLVYNGPVDPTLTGGWYNTLRYSNFSLSALVTYSTGNKVRLNPGFKQEYNDLDASSNDFLNRWTLPGDENRTNVPSVLDKLGNSRLDGAYPYNNYNYSTARVANGDFVRLKQVSLSYNLPPKAIRRAGFNNLSVSLVANNVWLIYSDDRLNGQDPEFFNSGGVALPIPKQFTFSVKAGL, encoded by the coding sequence ATGTACATTCTACACCCAAAAGCAAAGTGGCTATGCCTGCTAATATGCAGCGCATGCTGCAAAGTGCATTTGAATGCAGCCCCTGTGACGAGCGAAACGATCTCTCCGGGTACCTATGGGCTCTTCCAGCAACCTGTTACTGAAACTGTCACCGGTGTGGTCCGTGTGTATGGCAAGAATGGGCGTCCGGAAGCTATTCCCGGCATCAATGTCATTGAAAAAGGTACTACTAACGGTACCGTCACTGATGCTGCCGGCGCCTTTACGCTGAAAGTTAAACATGGAGCCACACTCACCTTCTCCATGGTCGGATACAAACCACAGGAAGCCAAAGCCTCCGCCAGGGATGCAGTGAACATTATTCTCGAAGAAGATATCAGCGCCCTGAAGGAAGTCGTGGTAACAGGTTATCAGACCATAGACCGTAAACTCTTTACCGGCGCGGCCACCAATGTGAAAGCCTCTGATATTAAACGTGACGGTATTGCGGATGTCAGCCGTATGCTGGAAGGTCAGGTGGCAGGTGTCACGGTACAAAACGTATCAGGTACTTTCGGTGCGGCGCCCAAAATACGCGTGCGCGGCGCCACCTCCATCACCGGCGATAACAAACCGCTCTGGGTAGTGGATGGTGTTGTACTCGAAGACGTGATCAATGTATCCAACGAGCAGCTCTCCACCGGTAACCCTGCTACCCTGCTGGGTTCCTCTGTTGCAGGCCTTAACTCCGACGATATTGAAAGTTTCCAGATCCTGAAAGACGCTGCTGCTACCGCTCTTTATGGCGCCCGTGCGATGAACGGTGTAGTGGTTGTCACCACCAAAAAAGGAAAGGTGGGTAAACCCGTGATCTCCTATACCGGCAACTTTTCCAGCTACCTGAAGCCCACCTACAACCAGTTCGACATCATGAACTCGGATGATCAGATGGCTTTCTATAACGAACTGGCCCTGAAAGGATGGCTCAACCATTCCGATGCGACCCGCGCGGAGAATGGTGGGGTATACACAAAAATGTATAATCTCATTGACAAATATAACGCTACCAACGGCGCATTCGGTTTGTATAACAGTCCCGAGACCAGACGCGCTTTCCTCGAACGATATGCCAAAGCCAATACTAACTGGTTTGACGTACTGTTCCGCAACTCGTTCATGCAGGAACATTCGCTGAGTGTCTCTTCCGGTACTGATAAATCGCAACTATATGTATCTACCAGCTTCCTGCAGGACCAGGGCTGGACACTGGCTGATAAACTGAAGCGTTTCACAGGTAACGTAAGAGCTAACTACAACATCAGCGATAAAGTATCCTTTGGCTTTATCACCCAGGCTGTGATCCGCGACCAGCGCGTGCCGGGTACGCTGAACAGGAACAGTAATCCCGTAAGCGGACAGTTCGACCGCGACTTCGACATCAACCCCTACAGCTATGCACTGAATACCAGCAGGGCGCTGACGGCATATGATGAAAAAGGCAACCTGGAATACTTCACCCGCAACTTCGCTCCCTTCAATATCGTAAATGAAATGAGCAACAACTACATTGATCTCAGTCAGCTCGATATTAAGTTGCAGGGCGATCTCTCTTACAAGATAAGGAAGAACCTGAAGTATACTTTCCTTGGTAATATCCGCTATGTGAAGTCAACCCAGGAACACAAGATCAAGGAGAATTCCAATATGCCACAGGCCTACCGTGCCGCAGGCGATGCCACCATCCGCTCACGTAACCGCTTCCTCTACCGTAATCCCGATGATCCGGAGGCAGAACCTGTCGTAGTACTGCCTTATGGTGGTATCTACACCACAGAAGATGACTACCTGGTCAGCTATTACTTCCGTAATATGCTGGAATGGAACAAGACATGGAATGACGTACATATGGTGAATTTCCTCGGCTCCCAGGAATTACGTTATGCAAACAGACAAAACAGGCAGTTTGACGGATACGGCTACCAGTTTGATAAAGGTGGTGTTCCTTTTATTGATCCGAATATCATCAAACAGAATATCGAGAACAACTTCAATTACTACAGCATCAGTCAGAACTACGACCGCTATCTCGCTTATCTTGCCAATGCTGCATACTCCTACAAAGGGAAGTATAACTTCAATGCGAGTATCCGTTATGACGGCTCCAACCTGCTAGGTGAGTCACGTACCGCACGCTGGTTGCCTACCTGGAACGTAAGCGGTTCATGGAATGTGGATACCGAAGATTTTATGCGCAGACAGGAAACAGTAAACCGCCTTACGCTCAGGGCCACCTATGGTCTGACCGGTAGTATGGGCAATGCCAGGAACTCCAGTGTCGTGTTGCAGAACCGTAGTGCAAACCGGCCTTATCTCTCAGAAATAGAATCTACCATTTACATACAGAGCCTGGAAAACTCCGAACTGACCTGGGAAAAACAATATGAGACCAACGTCGGCATTGATGCAGGTTTCTTCCAGGACAGGCTCACCTTTACTATTGATGGTTACCTCCGTAACGGCTTCGACCTGATCGGCCCGATCCGTACATCAGGCATCGGTGGAGAGAGTGTCAAAATTGCCAACTATGGCGATATGAAATCGCATGGTGTGGAAGCGACGATGGCTTATAAAATTGTAGATGAAAAGAAATGGGGACTGCGTACGCAGCTGACTGTCGGCTATAACAAAGGCAAGATCACCAAACTGGAAAACATTCCTATTATCTGGGACCTTGTCGTAGCAGAAGGAGGCGCAACTGTCGGACATCCGGTACGCGGACTCTACTCCATTCCGTTTGAAGGACTCAATCCCAAAGATGGTACGCCACTGTTCACAAACCAGGACGGACTCAAGAGCGGTAATGTGTACCTCCAGAGTGACCAGATACAACACCTTGTTTACAATGGTCCGGTAGACCCGACACTGACCGGTGGCTGGTATAACACCCTTCGCTACAGTAATTTCTCGCTCTCTGCACTGGTAACCTATAGCACCGGTAATAAGGTTCGACTGAACCCGGGATTCAAACAGGAATATAACGATCTGGATGCCAGTTCCAATGACTTCCTCAACCGCTGGACACTGCCGGGAGATGAGAACCGTACCAATGTACCTTCCGTACTGGATAAACTGGGTAACTCCCGCCTGGACGGCGCGTATCCCTACAACAACTATAACTACTCAACTGCGCGTGTAGCGAATGGCGATTTCGTTAGACTGAAACAGGTATCCCTGTCGTATAACCTTCCGCCTAAAGCGATCCGTCGTGCCGGATTCAATAATCTGTCTGTCAGTCTGGTGGCCAATAACGTATGGCTGATCTACTCAGATGACCGGCTCAATGGCCAGGACCCCGAGTTCTTCAACTCCGGTGGTGTGGCTCTTCCGATCCCCAAACAGTTCACGTTTTCAGTAAAGGCAGGACTATAA
- a CDS encoding RagB/SusD family nutrient uptake outer membrane protein — translation MKKTTFYILAATAIISSGCKKYLEQSPDQRTQLNTVEKVAELLATAYPQADYATFTEAASDNAADKGTGGFISDPTNTNPFFFRDVLERTQGTPTNYWNACYQSIAACNQALEAIAKADNPADYNAQKGEALVARAYNHFMLVTLYSKVYDAATASQDPGIPYVTVPEKVVNGKYDRKTVAYVYEQIEKDLLAGMPLIDNNAYKVPKYHFNKAATNAFAARFYLFKKDYQKVLTYANNVFPGGNFKNNLRPWVTVYSQLTGTEAEAIYTKASETANLLLVEAPSDWARNVASFRYGLRTDLVYSLFIYPNVTTATWVQPLYYRGSTENWVVLKFREHFVRSSANADIGVPYTIFPLFTAEEALFNRVEANIYLGNLTAAKNDLNDYASMRIEDYTSNYRLSDARLRNFYGTPDLKTALIYTLLDFKQAEFIQEGMRWFDILRYDIPVTHTSVGGETETLTPGDKRRLFQLPQEVVLAGIQQNPR, via the coding sequence ATGAAAAAAACAACTTTCTATATACTGGCTGCGACGGCGATCATTTCTTCCGGCTGTAAGAAGTACCTGGAGCAATCGCCCGACCAGCGTACCCAGCTCAATACGGTGGAGAAAGTGGCTGAGCTACTGGCCACTGCCTACCCGCAGGCAGATTATGCCACCTTCACCGAAGCAGCGTCCGACAATGCAGCTGACAAAGGCACAGGAGGATTCATCAGTGACCCGACCAATACCAATCCCTTTTTCTTCCGGGATGTGCTGGAAAGAACACAGGGTACACCGACGAATTACTGGAATGCCTGTTACCAGTCGATAGCTGCCTGTAACCAGGCGCTGGAGGCTATTGCAAAAGCAGATAATCCGGCAGACTATAATGCCCAGAAAGGGGAAGCACTTGTGGCCAGGGCCTATAATCATTTTATGCTGGTAACACTCTACTCGAAAGTATACGATGCAGCTACTGCCTCCCAGGACCCGGGTATTCCCTACGTCACGGTGCCTGAGAAAGTCGTTAATGGAAAATACGACAGAAAGACCGTTGCTTACGTATATGAACAAATTGAGAAGGATCTGCTGGCGGGCATGCCGTTGATCGATAATAACGCCTATAAAGTGCCTAAATATCATTTTAACAAGGCGGCCACCAACGCCTTTGCTGCCCGCTTCTATCTGTTCAAAAAAGACTATCAGAAGGTACTGACTTATGCCAATAACGTATTCCCCGGTGGCAACTTCAAAAACAACCTCCGCCCCTGGGTGACGGTATATAGTCAGCTGACAGGCACAGAGGCAGAAGCTATCTATACCAAAGCTTCTGAAACCGCCAATCTGTTACTGGTTGAAGCCCCTTCCGACTGGGCACGCAATGTGGCCAGCTTCCGCTATGGGCTCCGTACTGACCTGGTTTATTCATTATTCATTTATCCGAATGTGACCACTGCCACCTGGGTACAACCACTCTACTACCGGGGTAGTACAGAGAACTGGGTTGTGCTGAAGTTCCGTGAGCATTTCGTACGCTCCAGCGCCAATGCCGACATCGGTGTACCCTACACCATCTTTCCGCTGTTCACGGCTGAAGAAGCACTGTTCAACCGCGTGGAAGCGAATATCTATCTGGGGAATCTGACGGCGGCCAAAAACGATCTGAATGATTATGCCAGCATGCGTATTGAAGACTACACATCCAACTACCGGTTGTCTGACGCCAGACTGCGGAACTTCTACGGTACGCCTGATCTGAAGACGGCCCTCATCTATACATTGCTTGATTTCAAGCAGGCTGAGTTCATCCAGGAAGGCATGCGCTGGTTTGACATCCTGCGCTATGATATTCCGGTGACCCATACAAGTGTAGGTGGAGAAACGGAAACACTCACACCCGGTGATAAAAGACGCCTGTTCCAGTTACCACAGGAAGTAGTATTGGCCGGCATCCAGCAGAACCCCCGTTAA
- a CDS encoding zinc-binding metallopeptidase has product MKQMQIKLLLVVIFLGSLMACSKDDKINSVNIPGLGGETWTKGPLDLWLDSVFTKPYNIEVKYRFERYELTLDKTLVPVMESKVRPVMSTIQKTWIEPYMAEAGETFFKTYCQKQFVLVGSPQFNSNNTITLGTAEGGRKVVLFWLNDFLITDKPFVKEMLHTIHHEFAHILHQTIMYPVEYKRISTGYTGSWNDYTLTEALAKGFITQYARSAPDEDFVEMIATMLVEGKDGFDAIVESAPDDAQPKLRQKEEIVVRYFMENYNIDFYRLQTRVQEAIDNL; this is encoded by the coding sequence ATGAAACAAATGCAGATAAAATTGCTACTGGTGGTCATCTTCCTGGGAAGCCTCATGGCCTGCTCCAAAGATGATAAAATAAATAGTGTGAACATTCCCGGACTCGGTGGTGAGACATGGACTAAAGGTCCGCTGGACCTCTGGCTGGATTCTGTCTTTACGAAACCTTATAACATAGAAGTGAAGTATCGTTTTGAGCGTTATGAACTGACGCTCGACAAGACGCTGGTACCCGTGATGGAGAGTAAGGTACGTCCGGTGATGAGTACTATCCAGAAAACCTGGATCGAACCTTACATGGCGGAAGCCGGTGAAACGTTCTTCAAAACGTACTGTCAGAAACAATTTGTACTGGTGGGTAGTCCGCAGTTCAACTCCAACAATACCATTACCCTGGGAACAGCAGAAGGCGGCCGTAAAGTGGTCCTGTTCTGGCTGAATGATTTCCTGATCACAGACAAGCCCTTTGTAAAGGAAATGCTGCATACCATTCACCATGAGTTTGCACACATCCTGCATCAGACCATTATGTATCCGGTGGAATACAAACGTATCTCCACCGGTTATACCGGCAGCTGGAACGATTATACCCTGACAGAAGCACTGGCTAAAGGGTTCATTACACAATACGCCCGCAGTGCACCGGACGAGGACTTTGTAGAGATGATCGCCACCATGCTCGTAGAAGGTAAAGATGGTTTTGACGCCATCGTGGAAAGTGCCCCGGATGATGCACAACCGAAACTGAGACAGAAGGAAGAGATCGTTGTACGCTACTTTATGGAGAATTACAACATCGACTTCTATCGTCTCCAGACCCGTGTACAGGAGGCTATTGATAATCTGTAA